One Persephonella hydrogeniphila genomic region harbors:
- the panD gene encoding aspartate 1-decarboxylase codes for MRRTVLKSKIHRITITGADLHYEGSLTLDEVVMEAANLVPFERVEVFNINNGNRFSTYVIPGARYSGECILNGAAARLGHAGDLIIIVSYADLDDSELKEFKVNLVYMDEDNNIKEHKVAGVFSEEAKEIALRNKNLIKD; via the coding sequence ATGAGAAGAACTGTTCTTAAGTCAAAAATCCACAGAATTACAATAACAGGTGCAGATCTACATTATGAAGGATCTTTAACCCTTGATGAAGTAGTTATGGAAGCTGCTAATCTTGTTCCTTTTGAAAGGGTAGAGGTATTTAACATTAATAATGGAAATAGGTTCTCGACCTATGTTATTCCAGGTGCAAGGTACAGTGGGGAGTGTATTCTTAACGGAGCTGCTGCAAGACTTGGACATGCAGGAGACCTTATCATAATAGTGTCTTATGCAGATTTAGATGACTCAGAACTTAAAGAGTTCAAAGTGAATCTTGTTTATATGGATGAGGATAACAACATAAAAGAGCATAAAGTTGCAGGAGTTTTTTCCGAAGAAGCTAAAGAGATAGCATTGAGGAATAAAAATCTTATAAAGGATTAG
- a CDS encoding lytic transglycosylase domain-containing protein: MIKNSRYYLLLGVILALMTFSCSSKKPQTKAYIIKKKDKAYIIIKKGEEKTVIKVDGIYISEKDLPELGEEDERILFEESIKTGIRIPNKKDVRKYLYLYGIRNKNWTEKALNRANFYLPMIKTVFKKYGIPEELAYLPAIESAFDPYATSPSGAAGLWQFVRITGKRFGLKINSKVDERRDPYKSTVAAAKYLRYLYRMFGRWDLVLAAYNCGEGCVQRKMRNSSSDFWDIKHRLPSQTREYVPKFFAMVLIAKNPQKYGIRIHRANIYYVKTEKNRKVKSLRKLSRELGVDYGLLRKYNAHFRKGIAYPGYNLNVPYRYVAKKKPKIKKVSYKFKYHYVKKGETLYRISRKYGVPVEEIIKLNKIRDNLIKPGMVLKIPEKEVSLNK, encoded by the coding sequence ATGATTAAAAATAGCCGGTATTATCTCTTATTAGGGGTAATACTGGCTCTTATGACTTTCTCATGTAGCTCAAAAAAACCCCAAACCAAAGCTTACATAATCAAAAAAAAGGATAAAGCATATATTATTATCAAAAAAGGTGAGGAAAAAACTGTAATAAAAGTTGATGGTATCTACATTAGTGAAAAAGATCTGCCTGAGCTTGGAGAAGAAGATGAAAGAATCCTTTTTGAAGAATCCATAAAAACAGGAATAAGGATACCAAACAAAAAAGATGTCAGGAAATATCTTTACCTTTACGGTATAAGAAACAAAAACTGGACAGAAAAAGCTCTCAACAGAGCAAACTTTTATCTTCCAATGATAAAAACAGTTTTCAAAAAGTACGGTATACCTGAGGAGCTTGCCTATCTTCCAGCAATAGAAAGTGCATTTGATCCTTATGCAACATCTCCTTCCGGGGCGGCTGGACTGTGGCAGTTTGTCAGAATAACAGGAAAAAGGTTTGGTCTAAAAATAAACAGTAAAGTTGATGAAAGGAGAGATCCTTACAAATCAACAGTTGCAGCAGCAAAATACCTACGATATCTTTACAGAATGTTTGGAAGATGGGATCTGGTTCTTGCAGCTTATAACTGTGGAGAAGGATGTGTACAGAGAAAAATGAGAAATTCCAGCAGCGATTTCTGGGATATAAAACACAGACTACCATCTCAGACTAGGGAGTATGTTCCTAAATTTTTTGCGATGGTTCTCATAGCAAAAAATCCTCAAAAATACGGCATAAGAATACACAGAGCAAATATTTATTACGTCAAAACAGAAAAGAACCGTAAAGTGAAATCCTTAAGAAAACTCAGCAGAGAGCTTGGGGTGGATTATGGACTCCTTAGAAAATACAATGCCCATTTCAGAAAGGGGATTGCCTATCCCGGATACAATCTAAATGTACCTTACAGGTATGTAGCTAAGAAAAAACCAAAAATCAAAAAAGTAAGCTACAAATTTAAATACCATTATGTTAAAAAAGGAGAAACACTCTACAGAATATCCAGAAAATACGGCGTACCGGTTGAAGAAATTATCAAATTGAATAAAATAAGAGACAACCTGATAAAACCGGGAATGGTTTTAAAAATACCTGAAAAAGAGGTATCTCTGAATAAATGA